In Desulfobulbaceae bacterium, the genomic window AAACTCTTCCTGGTTTGCATTTTTGATACGATCAAGAAGGGCAGTCTTAGCCTTTTCTTCAAACCCGGAGTATGTATTTACAATGTACCAGCTACGTGCCATTTAATTCCCATCAAGTTTCTAATTATTTAAGTACAGTTCCAATTATTTTTCCAAGAACCAGATCAACTGCCCCGAGATAGAATGATACCATCATTACCAGAACCACGACCACGAGCGTTGAGCCCATCGTATGTTTCTTGTCTGGCCAGGCAATCTTATCAAACTCAACTTTAACCTCTGTAGAAAAATTTTTAATGTTCTCGAGGCTATATTTGTTCATTGCCTGCGGTTCTTGCTCGTTTTTGTTTTTTGACTTGCTGTTGCTCGCCATTTTTGTAATCCAGGTCAGATTTTGTAGTTATATGGAACAGATCCCGAAACAGCGAATTGGTTCCTTCAATACTTGGCAGGCCAGGAGGGATTCGAACCCCCAGCCCTCGGATTTGGAGTCCGATGCTCTACCAATTAGAGCTACTGGCCTGCACTTATTTCGTTTCTTTATGAACAGTATGTAAACGACAAAAACGGCAATACTTTTTCATCTCAAGCTTCTGAGGAGTCGATCTTTTATTCTTTGTCGTATTATAATTTCTCTGTTTACACTCGGTACAACCTAAAATAATTATGTCTCGCATGACGTTCCCTAAATATTTTCGAGCAATCCCTAATTTGGACTGCCTTAAAATGCATTAAGAGAAGGGTGGTACATAACCTTCTCTTAATGTACGTTAACAATTAATTAAAATGTAAATCTCAAGCGATCCGTATCATGATCGCTAAGATATCTACTACTCGACAATCGTGTTAATAACGCCGGCACCAACAGTTCTACCACCCTCGCGGATCGCAAACCGTAAACCCTCTTGCATCGCTATCGGAGTTATCAGTACTCCCTCAATTGACACATTGTCTCCTGGCATTACCATCTCAACGCCCTCTGGCA contains:
- the secE gene encoding preprotein translocase subunit SecE encodes the protein MASNSKSKNKNEQEPQAMNKYSLENIKNFSTEVKVEFDKIAWPDKKHTMGSTLVVVVLVMMVSFYLGAVDLVLGKIIGTVLK
- the rpmG gene encoding 50S ribosomal protein L33, with translation MRDIIILGCTECKQRNYNTTKNKRSTPQKLEMKKYCRFCRLHTVHKETK
- the tuf gene encoding elongation factor Tu (EF-Tu; promotes GTP-dependent binding of aminoacyl-tRNA to the A-site of ribosomes during protein biosynthesis; when the tRNA anticodon matches the mRNA codon, GTP hydrolysis results; the inactive EF-Tu-GDP leaves the ribosome and release of GDP is promoted by elongation factor Ts; many prokaryotes have two copies of the gene encoding EF-Tu), yielding PEGVEMVMPGDNVSIEGVLITPIAMQEGLRFAIREGGRTVGAGVINTIVE